Within Pelotomaculum schinkii, the genomic segment ATGTATTCGGTGCTGATTGTATTTTTGGCCATGAATATACAGCCATCTTTAAACGGATGGGAGATTATGAGCTGGCAATTCTCTCGTCATTCCTATTAAATGATTCGCCTTTATCAAATGACAAAGTTTTATCTACTGATCATCTACACCGCACAGAAAATGAACTCTACTGGCAAGAAAAACTTATACGCTATCTTGAAGCCGGCGATATTAACCGTTATAAAAACATTGTCCAACTGGCAGTAGAACTCCGGCAACAATATTAGTATAGAGCAGCCTATGTGGATTAAAGGGCAGGCCAACACCGTGAATGCCGGTTTATTTGCATAGTGAACCAGTAGGCACAAAACCATTTTATAGATAACATTGCCCCTTGTCCTGGCTCGATGGACGAGTACCCTCAGGCGGAGGCTCATGCTTTTTAACGTATGTATCAATGATTTTTACTTCTGATTTTTTATCGTTTTTTTCGTCCATAGAAGATCACCAATAAGTATTTCTTCCCAAATCAACTGCTAATTATTCAATGGTATTTCGGTGATCTCTACCAGGTTATACTCATCAAGGTTTACAACAACACCGGTATCCTCTCCTAAACTTAGCTTCTCGTTCCTCTCTGAGTCCAAATATACTACATTTTTAAGGTATACTTCCCGGGGACTGGTACCCACTGAATCCATGTCGAGGTACCCTTCCAGGTAGGTGTTACTGTCGATCCGGATCGTAAGCCAGTAACCACTGTTGGCTATCTCCCCTGAAAACAACCGAAAGAAGATATTTGGCGGTTCAATATAATGCTCCCAAGAGGTGAGACACAGGATAATAAAAATAAGTTACAATGGGAGCATGAAAAAGCGTAATCAGTATTCAGCCGAGTTTAAAGCCAAGGTAGTCCTGGAAGTTCTCCGGGAAGAAGCCACTGTCAATGAGATAGCGTCTAAATATGGCATTCATCCTGTGATGGTCAATCGCTGGAAGCAGGAATTTGTAGACCGAGCTTCGGAGGTGTTCAAGAAAGGCCCCTCAGAAGCCGAAAAGGCTCTTGAAAAAGAGCAACAACATGTGGCAGAACTGGAGCGTAAAGTTGGTCAGTTAACATATGAAGTTGACTGGCTTAAAAAAAAATCTGACGAAATCCTCAACCGTAAACGACCGTAAGGCCTTTGTTGAGCTTAGCCATAAAAATATCACGGTAAAGCGTCAGGCTGAGTTGCTGGGGCTCAATCGGAGTAGCGCATATAGGAAACCTCCCGTCAGGACAATTAGTGATGAGGAGTTATTAATCATGCGGTTGATTGATAAAATTCATACAGATGAACCGACCTGGGGCTACCGTACCATCACGGCCATTCTCAGAAGAGAACATAAACTTGTGATTAACAAAAAACGAGTTCGCCGAATTATGCGTGATATGGGTATTTATACGTTGTATCCCAAGCCCAATCTGAGCAAACGCTACCATGCTCAATATATCCGCCCCTATCTGCTGCGCAACCTTAAAATCATCAGGCCAAACCAGGTCTGGGGTGTGGATATAACGTATTTGCGCATGAAGAAAGGGTTCATGTATCTGTTTGTCATCATCGACTGGTATAGCCGCTATATTGTAGATTACGAGCTGTCAAGTACATTGGATAAATCCTTTGTCCTGAGATGTCTAAAGCGTGCTCTAAGTTGCCAGAAGCCAGAAATTATCAATTCTGACCAGGGCAGCCATTTTACTAATCCAGACTACATCAAGTTGTTGGAAGATAATGGAGTAAAGATCTCTATGGATGGCAAGGGCCAATGTCTGGATAATGCCAGAACGGAACGATTCTTCCGCACCTTGAAATATGAACGAATCTACATAAGTGAGTACGAAACACCTCGAGAGTTGAGAATTATGCTGAATGACTACATGAAGACTTACAACACCCGCCGGCCTCATTCTTCGCTGGGTGGCGCCAGCCCAGTATCCTATTACCTCAAAAGCAAGCTCAATGAAGCTGCTTGATACATATCAACATGGGAAGGAGAAAACTTAATTTTTTATATCTGTGTTCTTGACACGGGGGGCATTATACAACAGCTTTTCCGAAGCGTCGTAAAAACTTGTCAAGCATGTTGCTGCGGTAAAACTTGGAATAAGCCAACCCCCAGGAAATACTAACAGCAGCAACCGCTAATACGGATAATAACGGAGTCCAGTTATTTTTCAACGCCAATCTTTTTAACGCCTGGATATTAACTGCATCAGCCCCTAAAAACAAAACAATCAAGGGGTAGATTATCACGTAAATAGCCATCGAATGGAGCAAGCTTTGGTACAACTCCAACTGACGGCTATCCGGCTTTTTCCCTCTTGACACCATTGAGTTAAATACTAATTGTGACAGCAAACCAGGTATTACCAGCAACAGGCTAAAAAATAAAGAATCCAGCTTAATCTCTGACATGTTTTTATCCGGCTGCTTTAGCAGTCTTTTTGGGGTCAGAAACTATCCCTTCAGGCGATTTTTTTAAACTTGGACGGGACGCCTCTACCGTCTGCTTGCTCTTAGCAGGATGTTTTTTGACATAGGTCTCAATAATTCTGATAGAATTTCTTTCAACCTGATCCATAAAAACACCTCCTTTAGTTAATATTACCTTTAAAGAAGGCTAAAATCAACCATTATTGTAGGGTAGAAGTCTTCTTCAAACCGTCCTTTTCCAAGAAATATGAATAACCAGTTACCAGGACTAAAGCGTCATCACCGGCATGTCCAACAAAGATGTTCACCAGTTCCATAAAGGCCTTATTCATTAGCTCCCCAAGTATTCTCTTGCACTTTCAGTTACGGCCTGAATTAAACAAAGGCAAACCTGCGCCATACGCAACATAACAATGGCTATCTTCGGTCAGCGTTGTTCATGGTATCCAATATGTCAAGATTTTCGGGCAGACGCAGTTCGACGGTGAATTATTACAGTGGCTGGCCGCCGAAACTATATTACACTGGCTGCGACTACTGCCATGCTCAGTCTAATTAAGTAGAGTCCCGGTTTATTTGCGTATACTCATACTAGAAAGTCCTGATTTCATAACCATCTTCCGGCCGCTATTGAAGCGGCATGGCTTGAAGATAAAAGAAAAGTGTAAGTTATTAGACATATTTGATCAATGCCAGCGCTTCGCGGGCGATTTTCCTGGAGCGGGCCGCCACCAGCGCCACTGCATCGGGTTTCTTCGCCGGCGGCCACCAAGACCGGCCAGTCCTTAAAAATACCCCCCCCGTAGCGCTCACCCGGCACATCTGCCGCCGTCAGCACTGCTTCCACTCCCGGATAGGCACGGGCCGCCGACACATCAATGCTCTTTACCAAAGCCCGGGGATATTTCGTCCGCAGCATGGCGCCGTACAGCATATCTTTAAAATGCATATCATCAACATACTGGCCTGTTCCCAGTACTTTTTCCCGCGCGTCAATTCGTGGCAAGCTGGTTCCTATCCCCGCATG encodes:
- a CDS encoding IS3 family transposase (programmed frameshift); this translates as MKKRNQYSAEFKAKVVLEVLREEATVNEIASKYGIHPVMVNRWKQEFVDRASEVFKKGPSEAEKALEKEQQHVAELERKVGQLTYEVDWLKKKNLTKSSTVNDRKAFVELSHKNITVKRQAELLGLNRSSAYRKPPVRTISDEELLIMRLIDKIHTDEPTWGYRTITAILRREHKLVINKKRVRRIMRDMGIYTLYPKPNLSKRYHAQYIRPYLLRNLKIIRPNQVWGVDITYLRMKKGFMYLFVIIDWYSRYIVDYELSSTLDKSFVLRCLKRALSCQKPEIINSDQGSHFTNPDYIKLLEDNGVKISMDGKGQCLDNARTERFFRTLKYERIYISEYETPRELRIMLNDYMKTYNTRRPHSSLGGASPVSYYLKSKLNEAA